The nucleotide sequence TGCCCCTAAAACACAGCGATATCGCTTTTACGGGAACAACGGTGACATCCGCGCTCAACGACAAATGACACTACGACTCACTGACAGAGCCACCCGCATCGACGCCCACCTCACCGAACGCCCTCGGGCTCGAACCCATACCAGCCACCTGGCAGCACTTCGCCCCCCTGGACGAAGCCAGCGGGGCGAAGCAAGAACCGCATTCACCAACAGCGTCCCGAAGATCGGGGCGGAGCCTCTGCGCGTGGGAAGGGAAATCCGCTGCGCCATGGTTCGACCGTGCCCGTTGAGCAGGGGCGCCAGCCAGGATTCTGTATGGGGCAGGCCTCTCAAGGAGCGTCAGGGACCACAAAGGGACCGCAAGGACAGGAACCAACCGACAAGGACCCCTCAAGGCTGACAGAGATACACACGCCTGACCTGCAAGAACGGCGTGAATCGGCACTGATCGGCAAGGACCGCCGAGATCCCCAAAGGACTCATAATCCGTCGGCCGTGGGTTCGAGTCCCACCCGCCCCACCATGCAGGCTTCTAACCTGCGGAAACGTCTCAGTGGGCGTGCGGATTCAAGACGTTGGGCCAACGGAGTGAATCCGCTGCCCGTGACTTCAACAGCGTTGCTGGCAGCGTTAGTTCGAACTGCCCTGACCTGCACGGATGGCTTGCCTCGCAGCCGAGAGCATGGCCGCGGCGGCCTCTGCGAGCGGCTGGGCGCCGAATTCGGGACGCTGGCAGGACGCTGGGAATCGGAAGTGGCTGCTTCGGCACCGTCCTCCCCCTGCCCGCCACTGCTGTGGCGGGTGACGATCAGGGCGCTGCGCGACCCTGGATCACGAGGCAACCGCCCGCCGCGGTGCGGGAGGAACGGCCCGTACGGCAAACAGTCCCCAGTCACCGGCTCCGCGAGGCGGGTGTCAGCCCTGTTGTTCAGCGTTGCCCCAAGCTGAAGCTTGCCCAGCAGGTCCTGGTAGCTGCGAATGGTCGCGGCGAACTCCGGACCAAGCTCCTTTGTGGTCACAGACGCCCGTCCGGCCGCGTGCGTGGGGCTGGCGGTCCTGCCGACGAGCCGACAAAGCGCAAGCAGGACAGTCAACGACGGTCAGTCAGAGGGCGAGTCAGGCATATCAGCAGAACCACCAGTCACCTGATCACTGTCAGAGGAAGGCGGCGAGGCCGTCCAGGAGCCGGTCCACGTCGTCGGTGGTGTTGTAGGGGGCCAGGCCCGCTCGTAGGGCGGGGCCCTTGAGATTCAGAGCGGTGAAGGGCTCGTGCGCGTAGAACGATCCGGCGGGCGCCACCACCTTGCGTGCGGCCAGGTGTGTCTGGGCATCGCGTGCGTCGTGGCCTTCGAGGGTCATCAGAAGGGTCGGGGTGCGGTCGAGTGCCTTCGAGTGCAGGGTGATGGCGTCGCCCAGGGCCTTCAGGCCCTCCTGGAGCCTCGTCCGCAGCGACTGCTCGTGCTCGTGCATGGAGGTCAGGGACCGCGTCAGGCACTCCCTGCGTGAGGTCTCCGTGCCAGACGTACCGGGGTCCATCGCGGCGAGGAAGTCGACGGCGGCGGTGGCGCCCGCCAGGATCTCGTAGGGGAGCGTGCCGAATTCGAAGCGTTCGGGAACGGTGTCGGGGGAGGGTAGGAGCTTGTCAGGGCGCAGGGTTTCGAGGAGTTCGGGGGCTGCCGAGAGGACTCCGCAATGCGGTCCGAGGAACTTGTACGGCGAGCAGACGAACAGGTCGGCTCCGAGGGCGGGTACATCCACGAGGTGGTGCGCGGCGTAGTGGACGCCGTCGACGTACACCAGGGCGCCGGCCTCGTGGGCCCGGTCGGCGATGGCGCGGACGGGCGGCTTGGTGCCCAGCACATTGGAGGCGGCCGTGACCGCAACCAGCCGGGTCCGGGGGGAGAGGGCCCGCTCGTAGGAGTCGAGGTCCAGTTCCGTGGTACCGGTGTCGATCTCGATCCAGCAGACTGTCACTCCGGCACGCTCGGCAGCCTGGATCCACGGGCGGACGTTGGCGTCGTGGTCCAGGCGGCTGAGGATGATCTCGTCGCCCGCCTTCCAGCCCTTGGCCAGGTGGTGTGAGAAGTCGTAGGTGAGCTGGGTGGCGCTGCGGCCGTGGACGATGCCGGTCGCGGGCATGTGGAGCAGGTCGGCGTAAGCGGCGCGGAAGTCCGCGACGGCGCGCTCGGCGTTCAGCTCGGACGGGCTGCTGGTTCCCCGGTTGGAGAGGGGGCCGGTCAGCGTTGCGGCGATGGCGTCGGCGACGGGGCGGGGGGTCTGCGTTCCGCCCGGTCCGTCGAAGTAGGCGAGGCCGGTGGCGAGGGAGGGGAAGTGGGCCCGCAGGGCGGTGAGGTCGAGGGCCATGGTCTCGGCTTTCTGTCGGGCGGAGTGCCGGGCGTCGGGGTGTCCTTACTCTGGCCTTGACCCCGCGACACGTAAAGCGACGGATCCTGAAGAGAAAGTTCACGATTCATGAAGTCCCAGCCGGATCTGAAGCTCCTGGCCACCTTTCTGGCAGTGGTGCGCCGGGGGTCGATGGCCGAGGCCGCGGCTGAGCTCGGCTACGTGCCCTCGGCGGTGTCCCAGCACATCGCTGCGCTGGAACGCGACATGGCCGTCGAACTGATCGTCCGCCGCCCCGGCAGCCGGCTGATCGTCACCGCGGCCGGCCGCTCCCTCGCCCAGGCGACCGGAACCCTCTTCGACGCGACCGCGCGGTTCCAGGACGCCGCGAGTGGCATCGCGAACCGCGAGATCGCCGAACTGCGCGTCGGGACCTACCCCAGCGCCATGAGCCACCTGTTCCCGCAGGTCCTCTCCACGCTCAGGGCCCGCGGCCCGGGGCCCCGCATCCGTCTCGTCGTCGTGGAGACCGATGAGGGGCTGCCTAGGGTGAAGTCGGGGGATATGGACCTGCTCGTCGCCTACCGCTACCTGCCCGAGGACCCGCCGGCCCCGTCCGAGGCGTTGACGATCACCGTCCTGGGGCGCGAACCGCTGGTCCTGGTCACGGGTGCCGAGCCTGGGCGCCGACGCCCGGTGGAACTGACCGACTGTCTGGAACGGGAGTGGGTCTCGGGCCATGCACACAACCCCGACCGGCGTCTGCTG is from Streptomyces sp. NBC_01314 and encodes:
- a CDS encoding cysteine desulfurase-like protein, with product MALDLTALRAHFPSLATGLAYFDGPGGTQTPRPVADAIAATLTGPLSNRGTSSPSELNAERAVADFRAAYADLLHMPATGIVHGRSATQLTYDFSHHLAKGWKAGDEIILSRLDHDANVRPWIQAAERAGVTVCWIEIDTGTTELDLDSYERALSPRTRLVAVTAASNVLGTKPPVRAIADRAHEAGALVYVDGVHYAAHHLVDVPALGADLFVCSPYKFLGPHCGVLSAAPELLETLRPDKLLPSPDTVPERFEFGTLPYEILAGATAAVDFLAAMDPGTSGTETSRRECLTRSLTSMHEHEQSLRTRLQEGLKALGDAITLHSKALDRTPTLLMTLEGHDARDAQTHLAARKVVAPAGSFYAHEPFTALNLKGPALRAGLAPYNTTDDVDRLLDGLAAFL
- a CDS encoding LysR family transcriptional regulator translates to MKSQPDLKLLATFLAVVRRGSMAEAAAELGYVPSAVSQHIAALERDMAVELIVRRPGSRLIVTAAGRSLAQATGTLFDATARFQDAASGIANREIAELRVGTYPSAMSHLFPQVLSTLRARGPGPRIRLVVVETDEGLPRVKSGDMDLLVAYRYLPEDPPAPSEALTITVLGREPLVLVTGAEPGRRRPVELTDCLEREWVSGHAHNPDRRLLFRWAGELGIEPEVTLETGDLHSMLAMIRAGLAVGLLPATLLGAGHDAGVERVLLPPGVTPLHREILAVSRPGARPPAVNDLVTLLTGAVESAVVTGFRSPVIT